Proteins co-encoded in one Rhopalosiphum maidis isolate BTI-1 chromosome 2, ASM367621v3, whole genome shotgun sequence genomic window:
- the LOC113553017 gene encoding MAPK regulated corepressor interacting protein 2 — protein MTQITGINNSFIMGRRLTGPSARTRDAQPLPLTTQHNSSATNDRNNLSQHDELIHFVGGSWNVIFQEYQNGCQGSNGRFHIQFYEEGNSDTLKGFKPFDLEAWWGKQTIQRYQQRS, from the exons gataaataattcatttatcatGGGGCGTCGTTTAACTGGACCTTCTGCCAGAACTCGTGATGCACAACCTCTTCCATTAACAACACAACATAATTCATCTGCGACAAACGATCGAAATAATTTGTCACAACATGATGAACTTATTCATTTTGTTGGTGgtt CATGGAATGTTATTTTTCAAGAATATCAAAATGGATGCCAAGGATCTAATG gtcGTTTTCATATACAGTTCTACGAAGAAGGAAATAGTGATACATTAAAAG gATTTAAACCCTTTGATCTAGAAGCTTGGTGGGGAAAACAAACTATCCAACGATACCAACAACGttcctaa